A region of Nakaseomyces glabratus chromosome E, complete sequence DNA encodes the following proteins:
- the GIR2 gene encoding Gir2p (CAGL0E01221g~Ortholog(s) have role in cellular response to biotic stimulus, cellular response to starvation and cytoplasmic translation, more), with amino-acid sequence MDYKEEQEQELEVLRSIYPDELEVVKEYPGVKFELQLKLELQELIDTSHLSKDHTLHCTFQLPEEYPDVNPVISIEVEETLLNSDDEGEGEDEDEDEQQYDEHGNRLMSKYENIPDTISIADYVSGPLVAELEEQIETDMLSGMQMCFALISSIKEKAEHYFLEQLTLKQKQHDQELQEREKEEQAKFHGTKVTRESFLGWRTKFRQEHGLDKRDEERRLQAHHGRLTGKQMFEQGIEGTLDDIDDTDVQEVATKLQDDL; translated from the coding sequence ATGGATTACAAAGAGGAGCAAGAGCAGGAGCTGGAAGTTCTGCGGTCTATATACCCGGATGAGCTCGAAGTGGTGAAGGAGTACCCTGGGGTGAAGTTTGAGTTGCAGTTGAAGCTGGAGTTGCAGGAGCTGATAGACACGTCGCATTTGTCTAAGGACCACACTTTGCACTGTACGTTTCAGCTGCCAGAGGAGTACCCTGATGTGAACCCTGTGATCAGCATAGAAGTCGAAGAGACGTTGCTTAACAGCGACGATGAAGGGGAAGGAGAGGACGAGGACGAGGACGAGCAACAGTACGATGAGCACGGTAACAGGCTGATGAGCAAGTACGAGAATATCCCCGACACGATCTCCATTGCTGACTACGTGAGCGGTCCGCTGGTCGCGGAGCTGGAAGAGCAGATCGAGACGGACATGCTCTCCGGTATGCAGATGTGTTTCGCGCTGATATCCTCCATCAAGGAGAAAGCCGAGCACTACTTCCTGGAGCAACTGACCTTGAAGCAGAAACAGCACGACCAGGAGCTGCAGGAGCGtgagaaagaagagcaGGCCAAGTTCCACGGTACAAAAGTCACTAGAGAGTCCTTCCTCGGCTGGAGAACCAAGTTCAGACAGGAGCACGGCTTGGATAAGCGTGATGAGGAGAGAAGATTGCAAGCACACCATGGCAGACTCACGGGTAAACAGATGTTCGAGCAAGGTATCGAAGGTACTCTGGATGACATCGACGACACGGATGTCCAGGAGGTCGCTACTAAATTGCAAGACGATTTGTAG
- the CTH1 gene encoding putative mRNA-binding protein CTH1 (CAGL0E01243g~Protein involved in cellular iron homeostasis; induced by Aft1p to reduce expression of iron-associated genes under iron starvation), producing the protein MSDIYTEFSESVFSERHGQHQYLKMAHANMYGNGGASEVQNVEIQPEADDYEARIKEIEEYYLKTLLNEEPSKRNSGYVGASGIKSVPSLELDDQANPSSSSSDVSIQDISTSPGMMYSKFNTHLVGNSPAVYGAAANNALFNNLNSLNESQYIYGKSINNESLYFRQQQQLQQQQQQQQQQQQLLQQQQLQQQLQLQQQQPTFLDSNVQTNYANQEFVNSQANVTPLNYTNIFNNEISAKPAKTHKINPFLQDKQVSRKSNLEVDIKHHYQANALPLTSENLQKMQDLSIDDMPIESINRKKFHIQKTTVDPTKQINSEPKVKEHQQQQQQQQINKGLYKTELCETFTTKGFCKYGNKCQFAHGLQELKLKKTSNNFRTKPCINWDKLGYCPYGKRCCFKHGDDRDIQIYKKAGTYTANPDGSDASERKLTEVQIKQKNLHANIKKLQKMTW; encoded by the coding sequence ATGAGTGATATTTATACGGAGTTCAGCGAGAGTGTCTTCTCGGAGAGACATGGACAGCACCAGTACCTGAAGATGGCCCATGCCAACATGTATGGGAATGGTGGTGCATCTGAGGTGCAGAATGTGGAGATCCAGCCCGAGGCCGATGACTACGAGGCCCGgatcaaagaaattgagGAGTACTACTTGAAGACTTTGTTGAACGAAGAACCTTCGAAGAGGAACTCCGGGTATGTTGGTGCGTCTGGGATCAAGAGCGTGCCCTCCTTAGAGCTCGACGACCAGGCCAACCCAAGCAGCAGCTCTAGTGATGTTAGTATACAGGATATATCTACATCACCAGGCATGATGTACTCGAAATTTAACACACATCTGGTCGGTAACAGTCCTGCAGTGTATGGTGCAGCAGCTAACAATGCCCTGTTTAACAACCTGAACAGCCTGAACGAAtctcaatatatttatggTAAGTCTATAAACAATGAGAGTTTATACTTCAggcaacaacagcaattacagcaacagcaacagcagcaacaacagcagcagcaactattgcaacaacagcagctACAGCAGCAACTGCAACttcaacagcagcagccaACATTCCTTGATAGCAATGTACAGACAAACTATGCTAACCAGGAATTCGTGAACTCACAGGCCAATGTAACACCATTGAACTACACTAATATCTTTAACAATGAAATCTCTGCAAAGCCTGCCAAGACACATAAAATCAACCCATTTTTGCAAGACAAGCAAGTTTCACGTAAGTCTAACCTAGAAGTTGACATAAAGCATCATTACCAGGCTAATGCGCTTCCACTAACTTCCGAAAATCTACAGAAGATGCAGGACCTGAGTATTGACGACATGCCTATTGAAAGTATAAACCGCAAGAAGTTCCACATCCAAAAAACTACTGTGGACCCTACTAAGCAGATCAACAGCGAGCCTAAGGTGAAAGAGCatcagcaacaacaacaacaacaacagattAATAAGGGTTTGTACAAGACAGAATTATGTGAGACTTTTACCACCAAGGGCTTCTGTAAGTATGGGAACAAGTGTCAATTTGCTCATGGCCTTCAAGAactgaaattgaaaaagacCTCAAATAATTTCAGAACAAAGCCATGCATTAACTGGGATAAGCTTGGTTACTGCCCATACGGTAAGAGATGTTGCTTCAAACATGGTGACGACAGAGatattcaaatttataaaaaagCAGGCACCTATACTGCAAACCCTGATGGAAGTGATGcatcagaaagaaaattaacAGAAGTACAGATAAAGCAGAAAAACTTACATGCAAACATTAAGAAACTTCAAAAGATGACCTGGTAA
- the NUM1 gene encoding Num1p (CAGL0E01265g~Ortholog(s) have tubulin binding activity and role in microtubule cytoskeleton organization, mitochondrial fission, mitochondrion inheritance, nuclear migration along microtubule): MSHTSDHELEDGLEKLKEQMKDVPEGSESVTDVLATKDNTDELPMFMASNSYESMMRATNNSKDINFTMDLSENLLMECRRLQAMNEKFKKKIEQLKQENHDLVEDQQKHTTGTEKLQQELDDLKHLNWDLEANLDSCNNALRLIRNEKNDLDENYKTTREQLDAIRTESEVLKLENQKLQSQLSSHVANIDQESKSMRQRLSNLNDENDELSSKVNSLETSLSTLKNGLLRFLKKQKLVEEDTSDLEDDFFDTRSIDTMATEINNDLPIEKLETMAQSHNCKLIPIDQDTESYKLNSLPLESIINKINDSEDFEVISRKELETLREQVKNPEITIERVKDSLSSDNKDQQIKLMKWIAQLNSRIILTEDKYNEMNNRIFNPNRAQLSETAEKIGLNVIEKNDLENLKEKALNPSVDLIKIFARNNNMTAIPTERYEMLESSYNTPTKEFLEERANDLNHTLIDKKSLNDMRESIENPDISFIKEAAKKFNEKIISTAEYEEMMRCLENPSLEFLTSKAEQMKQKIIPAEVFEDLENTSKHPSMEFLNQKAFEAGYKVVSVSDYDQLKRSVEQPSLDFITEKAEDYDQRLISSDEFEELMQISQDPPIDFLSARASAKGYEMLKTKQYDDLLRKTNEPTAKELAAIASGVGYVAIPDSEYLTLKEISENPSMGILREKAEAYNHVVIDKNEYEDMKMKSNDKNAAIENIASFGFKAVPLSEYNELIDSTLENSSLEDLRKRLDSEGYVMVERDIYNKLSLPVFERGSLDDTMKLCEKFSLRAVSKEEFEELEKSASSPVLSIDELIERVKSHGFMVHSLEEHKELQKKFEEPDINYLIEKAQKYNVVLIDSNENSRNEELIKNTPLSFVREKAALHDCSIIETKKLEEMQTQIEQPTIEMLKETAEKIDCIVMTSEEKTKLDEHMAKPPLDYLKEKARRQRKELVDLVEFRELIRKTTNPTGDEIKQYANSLQSVVLLNDEYNDLQKQIEYPTLDYLVSSLEKFNYVAIPKEEYEHSVDRYNNPSNDYLSEKLADNGMIMVNNNEYQNLLLSVDNPELAYLEEKAKAFRKIVIDKEEFQYKLDIFENPSLEFLESKANNINKQIIDKDELNDLRDKLRNPTEDYLIEHAELQNKTLVDKTDYQCKLRQLENPTIDFLRNMARKESMVLMAKNEAETMQAMLSQPDLDYLKASAKELGYEIVELARYRELVNNSETPSFEFLQSKIHSMNYVIVRQEKWESVKQKAENPTEEELKSYAHNYNLKVFTSDELNDFIAQIKLQERNNTSPSSKVKASKQYFEQLIKEQKQQPGKIKEHAQALGFVTLPTDEYENLIKNQKDSALKKEEIYRAAREMNMTVIDKESYSKFIQQRSSPVKLTYEELQSLATKMDMDLIKRTPDLRSNSSGTRLNFVEKEESAEDSSSSSTGEKSENLTQNKSPFLTSNTSSLTLEELTNKAKELGYILSPMRKSASPLSDIPDLTSESTATNSTLTNTHENHSSLDLSKITQDNHKAQSKTIPNKLDINTVQELLKETEYELINKKQLKELKSVRKPSKPTKPTEKELQKIASTLGLSLLTQEQLKDLEDPAKLSDDDLKKEASKRSLIVLSLKSYKALLSKERQASKPIPKITRLEIVKKAPVHGLIAIDQREYNSLKTDNKKIDIGKVDENMLRTRAKELGLVVMDKNDASHMERVSKPKTKLELIKLLQIRYNLVAIPRAEYSKLKSQITNAKSTESPSSTAEIETNAKSSNITDVEQMKQELSSQGFLVVPSTCFISTAYAKTPTTKKVVVLPRMYYMTLLARSNPRPIKRTTLSSRNNTSNLDSTLVSEASELPLKSKTAPSSPASEVPPNTISSALYGGTSFNESSTVKSESTPLSFSPTQSPLHTPSKRTAKKPPMNRSTSVDTLGTLNSIASMNEKTMIPALTQTVIGEYLYKYYPKLGHIGGEGRHRRYFWIHPYSMTLYWSETNPVMENAAQSKTKGVSILNVSVIPDNSSHPSGLYYKSIVVTTDDRNVIFTCPTRERHMVWYNSLRYLLQRSIDGIPYDEIVEDSDNDMYAGKVFPLGRQGQHVPGRLGTRTTMRSPSISSLRDRVKK, translated from the coding sequence ATGTCTCATACATCTGACCATGAACTGGAAGATGGGTTGGAGAAGTTGAAAGAACAGATGAAAGACGTGCCGGAGGGATCAGAATCAGTGACGGATGTGCTCGCCACTAAGGACAACACGGACGAGCTGCCGATGTTCATGGCCTCGAACTCTTACGAGTCCATGATGAGAGCCACCAATAACTCCAAGGATATCAACTTCACCATGGACCTGAGCGAGAACTTGCTCATGGAGTGCAGAAGGTTGCAAGCGATGAACGAGAAGtttaagaagaagatcGAGCAGCTGAAACAAGAGAACCATGATCTCGTAGAAGACCAACAGAAACACACTACAGGCACAGAGAAGTTGCAACAGGAACTAGACGACTTGAAACATCTCAATTGGGACCTAGAGGCTAACTTGGACAGTTGCAACAACGCACTTCGATTGATAAGAAACGAAAAGAACGATCTTGACGAGAATTACAAAACTACAAGAGAACAACTGGATGCCATAAGAACCGAGTCCGAAGTATTGAAACTGGAAAACCAAAAATTACAATCACAACTAAGTTCCCACGTCGCAAATATTGACCAAGAATCAAAATCCATGAGACAAAGATTATCAAATCTTAACGATGAAAACGATGAATTGAGTTCGAAAGTTAATTCTTTAGAAACTTCTTTGtcaactttgaaaaatggGTTGCTGAGattcttgaagaagcaaAAATTGGTAGAAGAGGACACAAGTGACCTTGAAGatgatttctttgatacTAGGTCAATAGATACCATGGCAACTGAGATCAATAACGATTTgccaattgaaaaattggaaaCAATGGCTCAAAGTCACAATTGCAAATTGATACCCATTGATCAAGACACCGAGAGTTACAAACTGAACTCGTTACCCTTGGAATctataataaacaaaatcaaTGATTCTGAAGATTTTGAAGTCATTTCTAGAAAAGAATTAGAGACTTTAAGAGAACAAGTCAAAAATCCAGAGATCACTATCGAAAGAGTTAAGGACTCGCTATCAAGTGATAACAAAGATCAACAGATCAAGTTGATGAAATGGATTGCTCAGTTGAATAGTCGAATTATTTTAACAGAAGATAAATACAACGAGATGAATAATAGAATCTTTAACCCCAACAGAGCTCAGCTATCGGAGACTGCTGAGAAGATAGGTCTTAATGTCATTGAGAAGAATGATCTGGAAAATCTAAAGGAAAAGGCTCTGAACCCATCTGTAGATTTAATCAAGATCTTCGCGAGGAATAATAATATGACCGCCATTCCAACCGAGCGTTATGAAATGCTAGAATCCAGTTATAACACACCCACAAAAGAATTTTTAGAAGAAAGAGCCAATGATCTGAATCATACATTGATTGACAAGAAATCCTTAAATGATATGAGAGAATCGATTGAAAACCCAGATATATCCTTTATCAAAGAAGCTGCAAAGAAGTTTAATGAAAAGATAATATCTACAGCAGAATATGAAGAGATGATGAGATGCTTGGAGAACCCCTCTTTAGAGTTCTTAACCTCTAAAGCAGAACAAatgaaacagaaaataatacCTGCCGAAGTCTTCGAAGATCTTGAAAATACAAGTAAACATCCAAGCATGGAATTCTTAAATCAAAAGGCATTTGAAGCTGGCTATAAAGTTGTATCTGTATCGGATTATGACCAACTCAAGAGATCTGTGGAACAACCCTCATTAGATTTTATCACGGAGAAAGCCGAGGATTACGATCAAAGATTAATCTCTTCTGATGAATTCGAAGAATTGATGCAAATTTCTCAAGACCCACCTATCGATTTCTTATCAGCTAGAGCAAGTGCCAAGGGGTATGAAATGCTAAAGACTAAACAATACGATGATCTATTAAGAAAGACTAACGAACCTACAGCAAAAGAATTAGCTGCTATCGCCTCCGGTGTAGGATATGTGGCAATCCCAGATTCAGAGTATTTAACactaaaagaaatttcagaaaatcCTTCAATGGGCATATTAAGAGAAAAAGCCGAAGCATATAACCATGTTGTTATCGATAAAAATGAATACGAAgatatgaaaatgaaatccAATGACAAAAATGCAGCCATTGAAAACATTGCCTCCTTTGGTTTCAAAGCAGTTCCATTATCTGAGTATAACGAATTGATCGATTCAACGTTAGAGAATTCGTCATTGGAAGATCTAAGAAAACGTCTTGATAGTGAAGGGTATGTGATGGTTGAAAGAGATATTTACAATAAACTATCTTTACCCGTATTTGAAAGAGGATCATTGGATGATACCATGAAACTATGTGAAAAATTCTCTCTACGTGcagtttcaaaagaagagTTTGAAGAATTAGAGAAAAGTGCCTCCTCACCAGTACTATCTATTGATGAATTGATTGAACGTGTGAAATCTCATGGTTTCATGGTTCATTCATTAGAAGAACACAAAGAATTACAGAAAAAATTCGAGGAACCAGATATAAACTACTTGATCGAAAAGGCTCAGAAGTACAATGTTGTGTTGATTGATTCTAATGAAAACTCTAGAAACGAAGAACTTATAAAGAATACACCATTAAGCTTCGTTAGAGAAAAAGCAGCTTTACATGATTGTAGTATCATTGAAACTAAGAAATTAGAAGAAATGCAAACACAAATAGAACAACCTACTATCGAGATGCTAAAGGAAACAGCTGAAAAGATCGATTGTATTGTAATGACCTCTGAGGAGAAAACTAAGCTAGACGAGCACATGGCAAAGCCTCCATTGGATtacttgaaagaaaaggccagaagacaaagaaaagagcTTGTGGATCTTGTTGAATTTAGAGAGCTGATTAGAAAAACTACTAATCCTACAGGTGATGAGATCAAACAGTACGCTAACTCATTACAATCTGTTGTTTTATTAAATGATGAATATAACGATTTACAAAAACAGATTGAATATCCAACTTTAGATTACCTAGTTTCGTCATTGGAGAAGTTCAATTATGTGGCAATTCCAAAGGAAGAATATGAACATAGTGTGGATAGATATAACAACCCATCTAATGATTATTTATCCGAGAAATTAGCTGATAATGGTATGATTATGGTCAACAATAatgaatatcaaaatttgttattatcCGTTGATAACCCTGAGTTAGCATATTTGGAAGAAAAAGCTAAGGCATTCAGGAAAATTGTAATAGATAAGGAAGAGTTCCAGTATAAActtgatatttttgaaaatccATCCTTAGAGTTTTTAGAGTCAAAGGCaaataatatcaacaaaCAAATAATCGACAAAGATGAACTAAATGATTTGAGAGATAAACTAAGAAACCCTACAGAAGACTATCTAATTGAGCATGCTGAGcttcaaaataaaacttTGGTTGACAAAACAGACTATCAATGTAAATTGAGACAATTAGAAAATCCAACCATTGATTTCTTAAGAAACATGGCAAGAAAGGAGTCTATGGTTTTGATGGCAAAGAATGAAGCAGAAACAATGCAAGCAATGCTTTCGCAACCTGATTTGGATTATTTGAAAGCCAGTGCAAAAGAACTTGGTTATGAAATAGTGGAATTGGCTCGGTACAGAGAACTTGTCAATAACTCAGAAACACCTTCATTCGAATTCTTACAATCTAAGATCCATAGCATGAACTATGTTATTGTTCGTCAAGAGAAATGGGAGAGTGTCAAGCAAAAGGCTGAAAATccaacagaagaagaattgaaatcCTATGCTCATAACTACAATCTGAAAGTTTTTACCAGTGATGAATTGAATGATTTCATTGCTCAGATCaaacttcaagaaagaaacaatACATCTCCTTCTTCCAAAGTTAAAGCCAGCaaacaatattttgaacAACTCATTAAGGAACAGAAACAACAACCGGGTAAAATCAAAGAACATGCTCAGGCATTGGGTTTCGTTACACTACCTACTGATGAATACGAAAATTTGATCAAGAATCAAAAGGACTCTGCATTAAAGAAAGAGGAAATTTATCGTGCTGCAAGAGAGATGAATATGACCGTAATTGACAAAGAATCATACTCCAAATTTATTCAACAGAGATCATCACCTGTGAAACTGACTTATGAAGAATTACAAAGTCTAGCAACTAAAATGGATATGGATTTGATAAAGAGAACACCTGATCTAAGAAGCAATTCTAGTGGTACAAGACTAAACTTTGTTGAGAAGGAGGAATCCGCTGAAGATAGTAGTAGTAGTAGTACAGGAGAAAAATCGGAGAACCTTACTCAAAATAAATCACCATTCTTGACTTCAAATACTTCTTCATTGACTTTAGAGGAACTTACAAATAAAGCCAAAGAACTCGGTTATATCTTGTCTCCTATGAGAAAAAGTGCATCACCATTATCTGATATACCAGATTTGACTTCAGAGAGCACTGCCACAAACTCCACTTTAACTAATACTCATGAAAACCACTCATCACTAGACCTCTCAAAAATTACACAAGACAATCATAAAGCACAGAGCAAAACTATACCTAATAAACTTGATATTAATACCGTGCAGGAGTTACTGAAGGAGACAGAATACGAACTGATTAACAAAAAGCAGTTAAAGGAGTTGAAGTCTGTTAGGAAGCCATCAAAACCAACAAAACCAACAGAAAAAGaactacaaaaaatagCTTCAACACTTGGTTTATCCCTGCTGACACAAGAGCAATTGAAAGACCTTGAAGATCCTGCAAAGCTCTCTGATGATGACCTGAAGAAAGAAGCCTCCAAGAGAAGTTTGATAGTCCTTTCTCTAAAGTCATACAAAGCATTGTTATCGAAGGAAAGACAGGCAAGCAAACCAATACCAAAGATAACACGTCTAGAAATTGTCAAAAAGGCACCAGTTCATGGCTTAATCGCCATAGATCAAAGAGAGTATAATAGCTTAAAGACTGAcaacaagaaaatagaTATTGGTAAGGTTGACGAAAACATGTTACGCACGAGAGCTAAAGAATTGGGTCTAGTTGTCATGGACAAGAATGATGCCTCACATATGGAAAGGGTATCAAAGCCAAAGACAAAGCTAGAGCTAATCAAATTACTTCAAATACGTTACAATTTGGTAGCTATACCAAGAGCAGAATATTCGAAATTGAAGTCACAAATTACAAACGCAAAATCAACGGAGTCACCATCGTCAACAGCTGAAATCGAGACCAATGCTAAATCTTCTAATATAACTGATGTTGAACAAATGAAGCAAGAATTAAGTAGCCAGGGATTCCTAGTGGTTCCATCTACATGTTTCATTTCTACAGCTTATGCCAAGACCCCAACCACGAAGAAGGTTGTTGTTCTGCCTAGAATGTACTATATGACACTATTGGCTCGCAGTAACCCAAGACCAATCAAAAGAACAACATTGTCATCTCGCAACAACACAAGCAATCTCGATTCCACACTGGTATCTGAAGCTAGTGAATTACCTTTGAAAAGTAAAACTGCACCTTCAAGTCCAGCATCTGAAGTGCCTCCAAATACAATTTCATCAGCGCTATACGGTGGAACTTCATTTAATGAGAGTAGTACTGTAAAATCAGAGAGCACTCCACTTTCATTTTCCCCAACTCAATCACCATtacacacaccatcgaaACGTACAGCAAAGAAACCGCCAATGAACCGTTCTACATCTGTTGACACATTAGGCACTTTGAATTCTATTGCTTCTATGAACGAAAAGACAATGATACCCGCATTGACTCAGACAGTTATCGGTGAATATTTGTACAAATACTACCCAAAACTAGGACATATCGGTGGTGAAGGTAGACACAGAAGATATTTCTGGATCCATCCATACAGTATGACTCTATACTGGTCCGAAACCAATCCAGTGATGGAAAATGCTGCTCAGAGTAAGACTAAAGGTGTTTCTATTTTGAACGTTTCTGTAATTCCTGACAATAGCAGTCACCCAAGTGGTCTATATTACAAGAGTATAGTAGTTACCACTGATGACAGAAATGTCATTTTTACATGCCCAACTAGAGAACGTCATATGGTGTGGTATAATTCTTTGCGCTACTTACTTCAAAGAAGCATCGATGGTATTCCTTATGATGAGATTGTTGAAGATTCTGATAATGATATGTACGCCGGTAAAGTCTTCCCTCTAGGAAGACAAGGACAACATGTACCTGGCCGCCTAGGTACAAGGACTACTATGAGATCTCCATCTATCTCTTCGTTGAGAGATAGggtgaaaaaataa